The following coding sequences lie in one Babylonia areolata isolate BAREFJ2019XMU chromosome 7, ASM4173473v1, whole genome shotgun sequence genomic window:
- the LOC143284212 gene encoding glutamate receptor 1-like, protein MSAGYCMDLADELQEYLQTEYILRPVADGEFGFELPNGTWTGIIGELRRGLADMAIAPLTITADRERVVDFAKPFMNVAISIMIKRPEKQKPGVFAFMEPFSVPLWSCIVIAYVSVSVVVYLVSKFSPYEWRNRSYRYDRVVKYDFNLCNSFWFSMGALMLQGSDHCPRSVAGRVIGGAWWFFVLIVITSYTANLAAFLTVERMLTPIESADDLAKQTQIAYGMMEGGSTRKFFEAKL, encoded by the exons ATGTCTGCAGGATACTGCATGGACTTGGCGGATGAGCTCCAGGAATACCTGCAGACGGAGTACATCCTGAGGCCTGTGGCGGACGGGGAGTTCGGCTTTGAGCTTCCCAACGGCACCTGGACCGGCATCATTGGGGAACTCAGGCGAGGG ctgGCGGACATGGCCATCGCCCCGTTGACCATCACAGCCGACCGGGAGCGGGTGGTGGACTTCGCCAAGCCCTTCATGAACGTGGCCATCTCCATCATGATCAAGCGGCCCGAGAAACAGAAGCCCGGGGTCTTCGCCTTCATGGAGCCCTTCTCTGTGCCCCTCTGGTCCTGCATCGTCATCGCTTACGTCAGCGTCAGTGTCGTCGTCTACCTCGTCAGCAA GTTCAGTCCCTACGAGTGGCGGAACCGCAGTTACCGCTATGACCGCGTGGTGAAGTATGACTTCAACCTGTGTAACTCTTTCTGGTTCTCCATGGGAGCTCTCATGCTGCAAGGCAGTGACCACTGTCCCAg ATCAGTAGCGGGGCGGGTGATCGGCGGGGCGTGGTGGTTCTTCGTGCTGATCGTCATCACGTCCTACACGGCCAACCTGGCCGCCTTCCTCACCGTGGAGAGGATGCTGACGCCCATCGAGTCGGCCGACGACCTGGCCAAGCAGACCCAGATCGCCTACGGGATGATGGAAGGGGGATCCACCCGCAAGTTCTTtgag GCCAAGCTGTGA